From Lolium perenne isolate Kyuss_39 chromosome 5, Kyuss_2.0, whole genome shotgun sequence, a single genomic window includes:
- the LOC127303500 gene encoding uncharacterized mitochondrial protein AtMg00810-like, with amino-acid sequence MAYLLLYVDDIILTASTAGLLRQLTDSLRAEFALKDLGPLHYFLGIEVVRHADGFFLHQRNYAHELLERVGMLNCNPAPTPVDTKAKLSSSDGSLASDAPFYRSNVGALQYLTLTRPELQYAVQQVCLHMHAPRDAHWAAVKRILRYVCGTMGYGLSLHASPSTSTDLVAYSDADWAGCPDTRRSTSGYCVYLGSSLVSWSSKRQPTVSRSSAEAEYRAVANAVAECTWLR; translated from the coding sequence ATGGCCTACCTACTGctatacgtcgacgacatcatcctAACGGCCTCCACTGCTGGACTTCTTCGACAGCTCACCGACAGTCTTCGCGCTGAGTTCGCGTTGAAGGACCTTGGCCCGCttcactacttcctcggcatcgaggtcgtCCGGCATGCAGACGGGTTCTTCCTTCATCAGCGGAACTACGCCCACGAGCTTCTTGAGCGTGTCGGGATGCTTAACTGCAACCCTGCACCTACTCCTGTCGACACGAAGGCCAAGCTCTCCTCCAGTGATGGATCGTTGGCGTCCGACGCGCCGTTCTACCGCTCCAACGTCGGTGCCCTCCAGTACTTGACGTTGACGCGCCCGGAGCTCCAGTACGCTGTGCAGCAGGTGTGCTTGCACATGCATGCTCCTCGGGATGCTCATTGGGCCGCGGTGAAGCGGATTCTACGCTACGTCTGTGGTACCATGGGCTACGGCTTGTCGTTGCATGCTTCGCCCTCGACGTCGACCGACCtcgtcgcctactcggacgcGGACTGGGCGGGATGCCCGGACACGCGGCGCTCCACCAGCGGTTACTGCGTCTACCTCGGCTCGTCGCTTGTCTCTTGGTCCTCCAAGCGGCAGCCCACTGTGTCCCGCTCCAGTGCTGAGGCCGAGTACCGCGCTGTGGCCAACGCTGTGGCCGAGTGCACGTGGCTTCGC